The Caenorhabditis elegans chromosome II genome has a segment encoding these proteins:
- the K03H9.3 gene encoding uncharacterized protein (Confirmed by transcript evidence) has protein sequence MYKQKIAASSLLYKRQSGVSASETKRLKQSKNVVTLMCDSTWLSESFVLAKEKAAAIALKTECSFDLSVASVKGPNEAIVKALSSIYQLIKEPVFFDRFDERNSINNTSLKFLMAKKHFDKRFSTGETMIKNLKLLYENEQLDFSLHLDSRSQQYVMVFAVSPETANATFISIAKNLSICSTECIAKDTTTPKEFPSCLFPTFLEKNQAPVEKRSVEYVWKLALDGMCYVDARVAVVQALREYPNSSILFKKAVQIENTLPFKAKWIEFALRQKELDDPMVIVKEAQELFRPKYLECILNYAVTQFPANLDIVHELCLLAESTGEFLDYVDLLKTALDNNKMSEDQFIQLVLKSEKCGSSLVRKKYVDKYISVTPFTTENFGNWISLITTLHSNGCNSSSKDICMKAMREYIGFDEFAKILKEHWMSTWPQDQIVSHMELFQEHYQRERETDGGEQN, from the exons ATGTACAAGCAGAAGATTGCTGCGTCTTCTTTACTTTACAAGCGACAAAGCGGTGTTTCCGCTTCGGAGACTAAAAGGTTGAAGCAATCCAAAAACGTCGTCACCCTTATGTGCGACAGCACGTGGTTGAGTGAAAGTTTTGTATTGGCGAAGGAAAAGGCTGCTGCTATTGCTTTAAAAACCGAGTGTTCGTTCGATTTGTCTGTGGCATCGGTGAAAG GACCCAATGAAGCTATTGTCAAAGCCCTCAGTTCCATCTATCAGTTGATTAAAGAGCCGGTTTTCTTCGATAGATTTGACGAAAGAAATTCGATCAACAACACTtccctaaaatttttgatggcgAAGAAACATTTTGACAAGCGATTCTCCACAGGGGAAACTAtgatcaaaaacttgaaactgctCTACGAAAATGAGCAATTGGATTTTTCCCTTCATCTCGACAGCCGAAGTCAGCAATACGTCATGGTGTTCGCTGTTTCACCAGAA acggcTAACGCAACTTTCATTTCTATTGCCAAGAATCTTTCTATTTGTTCAACGGAATGTATCGCCAAGGACACAACTACTCCGAAAGAGTTTCCCTCCTGCTTGTTTCCGActtttcttgagaaaaatcagGCTCCTGTTGAGAAGAGATCGGTAGAATATGTGTG GAAGTTAGCTTTGGATGGTATGTGCTACGTTGATGCAAGAGTAGCAGTCGTTCAAGCATTGCGAGAATACCCAAATAGTTCGATACTATTCAAAAAAGCTGTACAGATAGAAAATACACTTCCATTCAAAGCTAAATGGATAGAGTTCGCTCTTCGTCAAAAAGAGCTTGACGATCCTATGGTTATTGTGAAAGAAGCTCAAGAACTTTTTAGACCAAAGTATTTGGAATGCATTTTGAATTACGCTGTCACTCAATTTCCGGCCAATTT GGATATTGTCCACGAATTGTGTCTTCTTGCCGAATCAACAGGAGAGTTTCTCGATTATGTCGATTTGCTGAAGACCGCTCTtgataataataaaatgtCTGAGGATCAATTTATTCAATTGGTtttgaaatcggaaaaatgtGGCTCGAGTCTTGTTCGCAAG aagtatgTCGATAAATATATATCCGTGACTCCATTCACAactgaaaactttggaaattggaTTTCATTAATTACCACTCTTCATTCCAATGGATGTAATAGTTCGTCGAAGGACATTTGTATGAAAGCAATGAGAGAATACATAGGATTCGATgagtttgcaaaaattttgaaagaacatTGGATGTCGACATGGCCGCAGGATCAAATTGTTTCCCACATGGAACTATTCCAGGAGCATTATCAAAGAGAACGTGAAACGGATGGAGGCGAGCAGAATTGA